Proteins found in one Xenopus laevis strain J_2021 chromosome 1L, Xenopus_laevis_v10.1, whole genome shotgun sequence genomic segment:
- the srrd.L gene encoding SRR1-like protein isoform X2 produces MESNEWQMVKKKKSARRKDVLNNEKPPDLSHCESENDCKNLTQRIFGTIENIKTSEFWNSCQKPLKQCLHIHETAAKDWDPCKGVGADQCFDIISKEGHFRSLSSCDCVCYGLGNFSLCVTSRCQLAFLLLFLELFKIPRCQSFVFDPIFSPLEISVLRELGFNVLLENEEGKHIVDKSTVFYMLHCGKALYNNLLWRNWSAKSLSEMIIIGNSFKGIEERLLSRILQRDYVYIHKSLQAVEETPFPENSQYSDVFNDTSVHRFPAQKLRTLANEFWECAEEPCYQECEDLEIIRNQNR; encoded by the exons ATGGAATCAAATGAGTGGCAGATGGTAAAGAAGAAGAAATCTGCGAGAAGGAAAGATGTGCTTAACAATGAAAAGCCGCCGGATCTCTCCCATTGTGAATCAGAAAACGATTGTAAGAATCTGACACAGAGAATATTTGGCACCAT AGAGAACATTAAGACATCAGAGTTTTGGAACTCTTGTCAAA AGCCTCTCAAGCAATGCCTGCACATACATGAGACTGCTGCTAAGGACTGGGATCCATGTAAAGGTGTCGGGGCAGATCAGTGCTTTGATATAATAAGCAAGGAAGGACATTTCCGCTCATTAAGCAGTTGTGATTGTGTGTGTTATGGCCTTGGCAATTTTTCCTTATGTGTAACATCTCGATGCCAACTtgcttttttacttttgttcCTGGAACTGTTCAAG ATTCCAAGATGCCAGAGCTTCGTTTTTGATCCAATCTTTTCACCTTTGGAGATCTCTGTTCTCCGAGAGCTTGGCTTTAATGTCCTATTAGAGAATGAG gagggaAAACATATTGTGGATAAATCCACAGTTTTTTACATGCTTCATTGCGGGAAAGCTCTGTATAATAATCTGCTGTGGAGAAACTGGTCAGCCAAGTCGCTATCAGAAATGATCATCATTGGCAACAGTTTCAAAGGGATTGAGGAAAG ATTATTGTCCAGAATTCTGCAGAGAGATTATGTGTATATCCATAAG AGCTTACAAGCCGTGGAGGAAACACCATTCCCAGAGAACTCGCAGTACAGTGATGTGTTCAACGACACCTCCGTCCACCGCTTCCCCGCCCAGAAACTCAGGACTTTAGCCAATGAATTCTGGGAGTGTGCAGAAGAGCCGTGTTACCAAGAGTGCGAGGATCTGGAGATTATTCGGAATCAGAATAGGTAG
- the srrd.L gene encoding SRR1-like protein isoform X1 gives MESNEWQMVKKKKSARRKDVLNNEKPPDLSHCESENDCKNLTQRIFGTIENIKTSEFWNSCQKPLKQCLHIHETAAKDWDPCKGVGADQCFDIISKEGHFRSLSSCDCVCYGLGNFSLCVTSRCQLAFLLLFLELFKIPRCQSFVFDPIFSPLEISVLRELGFNVLLENEEGKHIVDKSTVFYMLHCGKALYNNLLWRNWSAKSLSEMIIIGNSFKGIEERLLSRILQRDYVYIHKVRTLSLQAVEETPFPENSQYSDVFNDTSVHRFPAQKLRTLANEFWECAEEPCYQECEDLEIIRNQNR, from the exons ATGGAATCAAATGAGTGGCAGATGGTAAAGAAGAAGAAATCTGCGAGAAGGAAAGATGTGCTTAACAATGAAAAGCCGCCGGATCTCTCCCATTGTGAATCAGAAAACGATTGTAAGAATCTGACACAGAGAATATTTGGCACCAT AGAGAACATTAAGACATCAGAGTTTTGGAACTCTTGTCAAA AGCCTCTCAAGCAATGCCTGCACATACATGAGACTGCTGCTAAGGACTGGGATCCATGTAAAGGTGTCGGGGCAGATCAGTGCTTTGATATAATAAGCAAGGAAGGACATTTCCGCTCATTAAGCAGTTGTGATTGTGTGTGTTATGGCCTTGGCAATTTTTCCTTATGTGTAACATCTCGATGCCAACTtgcttttttacttttgttcCTGGAACTGTTCAAG ATTCCAAGATGCCAGAGCTTCGTTTTTGATCCAATCTTTTCACCTTTGGAGATCTCTGTTCTCCGAGAGCTTGGCTTTAATGTCCTATTAGAGAATGAG gagggaAAACATATTGTGGATAAATCCACAGTTTTTTACATGCTTCATTGCGGGAAAGCTCTGTATAATAATCTGCTGTGGAGAAACTGGTCAGCCAAGTCGCTATCAGAAATGATCATCATTGGCAACAGTTTCAAAGGGATTGAGGAAAG ATTATTGTCCAGAATTCTGCAGAGAGATTATGTGTATATCCATAAGGTAAGAACCTTG AGCTTACAAGCCGTGGAGGAAACACCATTCCCAGAGAACTCGCAGTACAGTGATGTGTTCAACGACACCTCCGTCCACCGCTTCCCCGCCCAGAAACTCAGGACTTTAGCCAATGAATTCTGGGAGTGTGCAGAAGAGCCGTGTTACCAAGAGTGCGAGGATCTGGAGATTATTCGGAATCAGAATAGGTAG
- the srrd.L gene encoding SRR1-like protein isoform X3, protein MESNEWQMVKKKKSARRKDVLNNEKPPDLSHCESENDCKNLTQRIFGTIENIKTSEFWNSCQKPLKQCLHIHETAAKDWDPCKGVGADQCFDIISKEGHFRSLSSCDCVCYGLGNFSLCVTSRCQLAFLLLFLELFKEGKHIVDKSTVFYMLHCGKALYNNLLWRNWSAKSLSEMIIIGNSFKGIEERLLSRILQRDYVYIHKVRTLSLQAVEETPFPENSQYSDVFNDTSVHRFPAQKLRTLANEFWECAEEPCYQECEDLEIIRNQNR, encoded by the exons ATGGAATCAAATGAGTGGCAGATGGTAAAGAAGAAGAAATCTGCGAGAAGGAAAGATGTGCTTAACAATGAAAAGCCGCCGGATCTCTCCCATTGTGAATCAGAAAACGATTGTAAGAATCTGACACAGAGAATATTTGGCACCAT AGAGAACATTAAGACATCAGAGTTTTGGAACTCTTGTCAAA AGCCTCTCAAGCAATGCCTGCACATACATGAGACTGCTGCTAAGGACTGGGATCCATGTAAAGGTGTCGGGGCAGATCAGTGCTTTGATATAATAAGCAAGGAAGGACATTTCCGCTCATTAAGCAGTTGTGATTGTGTGTGTTATGGCCTTGGCAATTTTTCCTTATGTGTAACATCTCGATGCCAACTtgcttttttacttttgttcCTGGAACTGTTCAAG gagggaAAACATATTGTGGATAAATCCACAGTTTTTTACATGCTTCATTGCGGGAAAGCTCTGTATAATAATCTGCTGTGGAGAAACTGGTCAGCCAAGTCGCTATCAGAAATGATCATCATTGGCAACAGTTTCAAAGGGATTGAGGAAAG ATTATTGTCCAGAATTCTGCAGAGAGATTATGTGTATATCCATAAGGTAAGAACCTTG AGCTTACAAGCCGTGGAGGAAACACCATTCCCAGAGAACTCGCAGTACAGTGATGTGTTCAACGACACCTCCGTCCACCGCTTCCCCGCCCAGAAACTCAGGACTTTAGCCAATGAATTCTGGGAGTGTGCAGAAGAGCCGTGTTACCAAGAGTGCGAGGATCTGGAGATTATTCGGAATCAGAATAGGTAG
- the srrd.L gene encoding SRR1-like protein isoform X4 produces the protein MESNEWQMVKKKKSARRKDVLNNEKPPDLSHCESENDCKNLTQRIFGTIENIKTSEFWNSCQKPLKQCLHIHETAAKDWDPCKGVGADQCFDIISKEGHFRSLSSCDCVCYGLGNFSLCVTSRCQLAFLLLFLELFKEGKHIVDKSTVFYMLHCGKALYNNLLWRNWSAKSLSEMIIIGNSFKGIEERLLSRILQRDYVYIHKSLQAVEETPFPENSQYSDVFNDTSVHRFPAQKLRTLANEFWECAEEPCYQECEDLEIIRNQNR, from the exons ATGGAATCAAATGAGTGGCAGATGGTAAAGAAGAAGAAATCTGCGAGAAGGAAAGATGTGCTTAACAATGAAAAGCCGCCGGATCTCTCCCATTGTGAATCAGAAAACGATTGTAAGAATCTGACACAGAGAATATTTGGCACCAT AGAGAACATTAAGACATCAGAGTTTTGGAACTCTTGTCAAA AGCCTCTCAAGCAATGCCTGCACATACATGAGACTGCTGCTAAGGACTGGGATCCATGTAAAGGTGTCGGGGCAGATCAGTGCTTTGATATAATAAGCAAGGAAGGACATTTCCGCTCATTAAGCAGTTGTGATTGTGTGTGTTATGGCCTTGGCAATTTTTCCTTATGTGTAACATCTCGATGCCAACTtgcttttttacttttgttcCTGGAACTGTTCAAG gagggaAAACATATTGTGGATAAATCCACAGTTTTTTACATGCTTCATTGCGGGAAAGCTCTGTATAATAATCTGCTGTGGAGAAACTGGTCAGCCAAGTCGCTATCAGAAATGATCATCATTGGCAACAGTTTCAAAGGGATTGAGGAAAG ATTATTGTCCAGAATTCTGCAGAGAGATTATGTGTATATCCATAAG AGCTTACAAGCCGTGGAGGAAACACCATTCCCAGAGAACTCGCAGTACAGTGATGTGTTCAACGACACCTCCGTCCACCGCTTCCCCGCCCAGAAACTCAGGACTTTAGCCAATGAATTCTGGGAGTGTGCAGAAGAGCCGTGTTACCAAGAGTGCGAGGATCTGGAGATTATTCGGAATCAGAATAGGTAG